A genomic segment from Lutibacter sp. A80 encodes:
- a CDS encoding DUF5606 domain-containing protein, which produces MELKDIVAVNGKPGLYEIKAQSKGGIIVESLLDGKKFPVTVTHNISALNEIAIYTYEEEVPLRIILKSIGEKENGKEAISHKESGKVLTSYFREILPNFDEERVYTSNIKKVLQWYNLLASKNFDFTAITEEEQETEEA; this is translated from the coding sequence ATGGAATTAAAAGACATTGTAGCTGTAAACGGTAAACCAGGTTTGTATGAAATTAAAGCACAATCTAAAGGTGGAATTATTGTAGAATCTTTATTAGATGGTAAAAAATTTCCAGTAACTGTTACACATAATATTAGTGCCTTAAACGAAATTGCTATTTATACATATGAAGAAGAAGTACCACTTCGTATAATATTAAAAAGTATTGGTGAAAAAGAAAATGGTAAAGAAGCAATTAGCCATAAAGAAAGTGGTAAAGTATTAACTTCTTATTTTAGAGAAATTTTACCAAACTTTGACGAAGAACGTGTTTATACTTCAAACATTAAAAAAGTATTGCAATGGTATAATTTATTAGCTTCAAAAAATTTCGATTTTACAGCAATTACTGAAGAAGAACAAGAAACAGAAGAAGCTTAA
- a CDS encoding MFS transporter, whose product MTKDNKLSLKEKIGYALGDGAANIAWRGVATFLFIFYTDVFGLSPVTVGMLMLVARFSDGISDVLMGIIGDRTKSKYGKFRPWILWTAIPLAAILSLLFTSPDLSSTGKIIYAYITYIFFTLIYTANNIPYGALMAVMTGDDKERTSLGSFRMVGAFGGGMLVQGALLFLVAYYGNINPDIEVSKLENEKYRVTVSTSKDVDNVNIKTEDGIAEFIWDDAKMAATDNIPTNRKSFSMEANEEYAFIVQGENNLSESNIFIIDQKEGYSNSMYIMSVLLAILMFITFYTTKERVQPPKTQKNNLKKDFKDLISNKPWLVLLVIGLLFNIYNSIKQGIVIIYFTHYLNNQLLAASFLIGLMLASVLGAMVTAPLGNKLGKRNLFIYALLFSGGVNALLMFCGPTDIEAIFIIGIVSEFAAAMFPTLFFVMLGDAADYSEFKNGRRATGLIYSAGSFATKFGGGIAGAIIGLILGAFHYNGQDTAAIQGAFPGIIMLMSWVPAIITVIAAGLMFLYPLTQKKLNEITIELNTRRLKE is encoded by the coding sequence ATGACTAAGGATAATAAACTATCGTTAAAAGAAAAAATAGGCTATGCATTAGGAGATGGTGCAGCAAATATTGCTTGGAGAGGAGTGGCAACCTTTTTATTTATTTTTTATACAGACGTCTTTGGATTGAGTCCTGTTACGGTTGGTATGCTAATGTTAGTAGCGCGTTTTAGCGATGGAATTAGTGATGTTTTAATGGGAATTATTGGAGACAGAACAAAGTCTAAATACGGAAAATTCCGTCCATGGATTTTATGGACAGCTATTCCTTTAGCTGCAATTTTATCTCTATTATTTACAAGTCCAGATTTAAGTTCTACTGGAAAAATTATTTACGCTTATATTACATATATATTTTTCACATTAATTTATACAGCTAATAATATTCCTTATGGGGCTCTTATGGCGGTAATGACTGGTGACGATAAGGAAAGAACTAGTTTAGGATCTTTTAGAATGGTTGGTGCTTTTGGAGGAGGTATGTTAGTGCAAGGAGCTTTACTTTTTTTAGTAGCCTATTATGGTAATATTAATCCGGATATTGAAGTTTCTAAATTAGAAAATGAAAAGTATAGAGTAACAGTTTCTACTTCAAAAGATGTAGATAATGTTAATATTAAAACTGAAGATGGTATTGCTGAATTTATTTGGGATGATGCTAAAATGGCTGCTACCGATAATATTCCAACAAATAGAAAAAGTTTTTCAATGGAGGCAAATGAAGAATATGCTTTTATTGTTCAAGGTGAAAACAACTTATCTGAAAGCAATATTTTTATAATAGATCAAAAAGAAGGTTATAGTAATTCAATGTATATAATGTCTGTTTTACTAGCTATTTTAATGTTTATTACTTTTTATACAACTAAAGAAAGAGTACAACCTCCAAAAACACAAAAAAATAATTTAAAGAAAGATTTTAAAGATTTAATTTCAAATAAACCTTGGTTAGTTTTATTAGTTATTGGCTTATTATTCAATATCTATAATTCTATAAAACAAGGAATTGTAATTATTTATTTTACACATTATTTAAACAATCAATTATTGGCTGCATCATTCTTAATAGGTTTAATGTTAGCTTCAGTATTAGGTGCAATGGTAACTGCGCCACTAGGAAATAAATTAGGAAAAAGAAATTTATTTATATATGCATTGCTTTTTTCAGGTGGTGTAAATGCTTTATTAATGTTTTGTGGACCAACAGATATAGAAGCTATTTTTATAATAGGTATTGTATCTGAATTTGCTGCAGCAATGTTTCCTACTTTGTTTTTTGTTATGCTTGGTGATGCTGCAGATTATTCAGAATTTAAAAATGGACGTAGAGCTACTGGATTAATATATTCTGCTGGTTCCTTTGCAACTAAATTTGGTGGAGGAATTGCAGGTGCAATAATTGGATTAATTTTAGGAGCTTTTCATTACAATGGACAAGACACAGCAGCAATACAAGGTGCGTTTCCTGGAATTATTATGTTAATGAGTTGGGTGCCAGCTATTATTACAGTAATAGCAGCAGGTCTAATGTTTTTGTACCCGCTTACACAAAAGAAACTTAATGAAATTACGATTGAATTAAATACGCGAAGACTTAAAGAATAA
- the mazG gene encoding nucleoside triphosphate pyrophosphohydrolase has translation MNSREQQLKAFGRLLDIMDELRLKCPWDKKQTFQSLRHLTIEETYELGDAILNNDLEEIKKELGDVLLHIVFYAKIGSETDSFDIADVANEISEKLIYRHPHIYGDVTVENEAEVKQNWEQLKLKEGKESVLEGVPKSLPAMVKANRIQDKVAGVGFDWEQPEQVWKKVQEELTELNEEIKKGNTDSIEAEFGDVLFSMINYARFIKVNPENALERTNKKFINRFQYLEKEAKKINKSLHKMSLKEMDVFWNESKKFYK, from the coding sequence ATGAATTCCCGAGAACAACAGTTAAAAGCATTTGGTCGTTTATTAGATATTATGGATGAATTGCGTTTAAAATGTCCTTGGGATAAAAAGCAAACTTTTCAATCACTGCGCCATTTAACAATTGAAGAAACTTATGAATTAGGCGATGCTATTCTTAATAACGATTTAGAAGAAATTAAAAAAGAATTAGGCGATGTATTACTTCATATAGTTTTTTACGCAAAAATTGGTTCAGAAACAGATAGTTTTGATATTGCTGATGTTGCAAATGAAATTTCAGAAAAATTAATTTATAGACATCCTCATATTTACGGTGATGTTACCGTAGAAAATGAAGCAGAAGTAAAACAAAATTGGGAACAACTAAAACTAAAAGAAGGTAAAGAATCTGTTTTAGAAGGTGTTCCCAAATCTTTACCTGCAATGGTTAAAGCTAACCGTATACAAGATAAAGTTGCTGGCGTAGGCTTTGATTGGGAACAACCTGAACAAGTTTGGAAAAAAGTTCAGGAAGAACTTACAGAATTAAACGAAGAGATTAAAAAAGGTAATACAGACTCTATAGAAGCTGAATTTGGAGATGTATTATTTTCTATGATTAATTATGCTCGTTTTATTAAAGTTAACCCAGAAAACGCTTTAGAACGCACTAACAAAAAATTTATTAATAGGTTTCAATATCTAGAAAAAGAAGCTAAAAAAATTAATAAATCACTTCATAAGATGTCTTTAAAAGAAATGGACGTTTTTTGGAATGAATCTAAAAAGTTCTATAAATAA
- a CDS encoding SDR family NAD(P)-dependent oxidoreductase produces MDNVLIITGGNKGLGYGLSKEYHKKGYRVISISRNKIPKQYALEQYQCDLSKSEAIEDTVNEIFSQLDKDTTKVLTLINNAGDLGNVKTLEKIAPEEISYTIRVNLIAPLILNSLFIKLSKNWDCKKKIINISSGAAIKPYESWSMYCASKAGVDMMTKVIAKEQKEIKNGVDIVSIYPGVVDTNMQEKVREIPKEDFKSVQRFINFYENGELFTPKQVAKMIYQLDTKGKLKNGRILDVRNL; encoded by the coding sequence ATGGATAATGTATTAATAATAACCGGAGGAAATAAAGGTTTAGGCTATGGTTTATCTAAAGAATATCATAAAAAAGGCTATCGCGTAATATCAATTTCACGTAATAAAATTCCGAAACAATACGCTTTAGAACAATACCAATGTGATCTTAGTAAAAGTGAAGCTATAGAAGATACCGTAAATGAAATATTTTCTCAACTAGATAAAGACACTACCAAAGTACTAACATTAATAAATAATGCTGGTGACTTAGGAAATGTAAAAACCTTAGAGAAAATTGCTCCTGAAGAAATAAGTTATACTATTAGAGTAAATTTAATAGCTCCATTAATTTTAAATTCATTATTTATTAAACTTTCTAAAAACTGGGATTGTAAAAAGAAAATTATTAATATTTCTTCTGGTGCAGCCATCAAACCTTACGAAAGTTGGTCTATGTACTGTGCGTCTAAAGCTGGTGTTGATATGATGACAAAAGTAATTGCTAAAGAGCAAAAAGAAATTAAAAATGGAGTTGATATTGTTTCAATTTATCCTGGAGTTGTAGATACAAACATGCAAGAAAAAGTTAGAGAAATACCCAAAGAAGATTTTAAATCTGTACAACGTTTTATTAATTTTTACGAGAACGGAGAATTATTTACTCCTAAACAAGTTGCAAAAATGATTTATCAACTTGATACAAAAGGTAAATTAAAAAATGGTCGTATTTTAGATGTTAGAAATTTATAA
- the def gene encoding peptide deformylase yields the protein MILPIVAYGDPVLRKVGIDIDKDYPDLDILIENMKETMVNANGVGLAAPQIGKAIRLFIVNATPFSEDDELETEERKFLASFDKVFINAKILKEEGDEWAFNEGCLSIPDINEDVFRQEKITIEYFDENFEKHTDVIDGLAARVVQHEYDHIEGILFTDKISSLKKRLIKKKLENISKGKINPKYRMRFPLLKRK from the coding sequence ATGATTTTACCTATAGTAGCTTACGGAGATCCAGTTTTAAGAAAAGTTGGTATTGATATAGATAAAGACTATCCAGATTTAGATATTCTTATCGAAAATATGAAAGAAACAATGGTAAATGCAAATGGCGTTGGTTTAGCAGCACCACAAATTGGAAAAGCTATTAGGTTGTTTATTGTAAATGCAACTCCCTTTAGTGAAGATGATGAATTAGAAACTGAAGAACGCAAGTTCTTAGCTTCTTTTGATAAGGTATTTATAAATGCTAAAATTTTAAAAGAAGAAGGTGATGAGTGGGCTTTTAACGAAGGCTGTTTAAGCATTCCTGATATTAATGAAGATGTTTTTAGACAAGAAAAAATTACCATCGAATATTTTGATGAAAATTTTGAAAAACATACAGATGTTATTGATGGTCTTGCGGCAAGAGTTGTACAACACGAATATGACCATATTGAAGGTATTTTATTTACGGATAAAATTTCTTCATTAAAAAAACGATTAATTAAAAAGAAACTAGAAAATATTTCAAAAGGGAAAATAAATCCAAAATATAGAATGAGATTTCCCTTATTAAAAAGAAAATAA
- a CDS encoding TonB-dependent receptor, producing MKNQMLKKILILGSFLLGVVAHAQSVSGTISDSNGPLPGASIIVKGTSNGTTSDFNGKYILEDVAPDAVLEISYVGYGTKEINVNGEKVINVILIEQSDVLDQVIVIGYGTKKKSLVTGAISSLDSKEIENSSSPRVEQVLQGRVSGVTVVSSSGSPGSGAKVRIRGAGSNGNSDPLYIVDGMKVSSMDNIAPSDIANIEVLKDAASSAIYGTEGANGVVIITTKQGKIGEQIISFSSSLGSQSVNTKMELMDASQFVTYMNEAGEATVVDNGINTNWIDETFNNSFVQRYDVSFSGATEKTSYYLSGSYLDQDGTVGEDNNYKRYTTRLNVKSDVKEWLEIGANITYTNIANSPISEDDSYRSPINSMLLIDPLTPVIYSGTLPSRAADGVANGTAMTDSNGNVYGYPTYSTGEVINPVASSNYIYRGGIDTDKILLSVFAKFKLAEGLNFTSRLGYERSNTIDSRWTPIYYVSSEEQNSQVTLNDNLSRNSRWLWENFVDYSKQVGDHNFSALLGYSAEKIKNPYYSLQGGEVAQESEEFTYFDFTNRDNDKIGGSIYQKNMNSVYGRLSYDFAGKYMFEGSLRYDTSSVFPTSNKGGYFPAVSAGWVLSKEDFWNEDSAIDYFKFRASWGQNGSDANLAGNGDIQVFRTVDGTVPVVYEGVTGVTPGDLANPSLTWERSEQTDIGVDLRAFNGRFNFGADWYNKTTKDLIIPDGNIIAPPSLGQTVGAINGGTIKNTGLEFEAGWNDTTDGGLSYGVNFNFSTLDNEVTDVIVPSPLQGATAPSNGDGVTRFEEGYPVWYFYGYKTDGIDSATGAPIYVETDGNAGITANDKTFIGSPHPDLIYGGNISLGYKNFDFNLMFQGVAGNEIIAAYHQPSRPFTNKPVNWFTDRWTQAGDNASMPGAANAIDAYQSDLVVEDGSYMRIKQLQLGYTFADELIEKISLKRLRVYVSMDNYFTFTKFSGLDPEAGSFSDNSIGVDRGFYPIPREIMFGLSLDF from the coding sequence ATGAAAAATCAAATGTTAAAAAAAATCCTAATTCTTGGAAGCTTTTTGCTAGGTGTTGTGGCACACGCGCAGAGTGTTTCAGGAACAATCTCGGACTCAAACGGTCCATTGCCAGGAGCTAGTATAATAGTAAAAGGAACGAGTAATGGAACAACTTCAGATTTTAATGGTAAATACATTTTAGAAGATGTAGCACCAGATGCTGTACTAGAAATTTCTTATGTTGGGTATGGAACAAAAGAGATTAATGTAAATGGTGAAAAAGTTATTAATGTTATTCTTATTGAACAGTCAGATGTTTTAGATCAAGTAATTGTTATTGGTTATGGAACTAAAAAGAAAAGCTTAGTTACTGGTGCAATTTCTAGTTTAGATTCTAAAGAAATTGAAAATTCATCGAGCCCACGTGTAGAACAAGTTTTACAAGGTAGAGTTTCAGGTGTAACTGTTGTTTCTTCTTCAGGTTCTCCAGGTTCTGGAGCAAAAGTGAGAATTAGAGGAGCAGGTTCAAACGGTAATTCAGATCCTTTATATATTGTAGATGGTATGAAAGTAAGCTCAATGGATAATATTGCTCCTAGTGATATTGCTAATATTGAAGTTTTAAAAGATGCAGCCTCTTCTGCAATTTATGGTACAGAAGGAGCAAATGGTGTTGTAATTATTACAACTAAACAAGGAAAAATAGGTGAACAAATTATTAGTTTTAGCTCTAGTTTAGGATCTCAATCTGTAAATACAAAAATGGAGTTAATGGATGCTAGCCAATTTGTAACTTATATGAACGAAGCAGGTGAAGCTACAGTAGTTGATAATGGTATTAATACTAATTGGATTGATGAAACTTTTAATAATTCATTTGTTCAACGTTATGATGTTAGTTTTTCTGGAGCAACTGAAAAAACATCTTATTATTTATCGGGTTCATACTTAGATCAAGATGGAACAGTTGGAGAGGATAATAATTACAAAAGATATACAACACGTTTAAATGTTAAAAGTGATGTAAAAGAATGGTTAGAAATTGGTGCAAATATTACTTATACAAATATTGCAAATTCTCCAATTTCAGAAGATGATTCATATAGAAGTCCTATTAACAGTATGTTATTAATTGACCCGCTAACTCCAGTAATTTATTCTGGTACTTTACCTTCAAGAGCAGCTGATGGTGTTGCAAATGGAACTGCAATGACAGATAGTAATGGGAATGTTTATGGTTATCCAACATATTCTACTGGAGAGGTAATAAATCCAGTTGCGTCTTCCAACTATATTTATAGAGGTGGAATAGATACTGATAAAATATTATTATCTGTATTTGCTAAATTTAAATTAGCTGAAGGATTAAATTTTACATCTAGATTAGGATATGAGAGATCTAATACCATTGATAGTAGATGGACACCTATTTATTATGTTTCATCTGAAGAGCAAAATTCACAAGTAACTTTAAATGATAATTTAAGTAGAAACTCTAGATGGTTGTGGGAAAATTTTGTAGACTATTCAAAACAAGTAGGAGATCATAACTTTTCAGCTTTATTAGGATATTCTGCTGAAAAAATTAAAAATCCTTATTATTCATTACAAGGTGGAGAAGTAGCTCAAGAATCTGAAGAGTTTACATATTTCGACTTTACTAATAGAGATAATGATAAAATTGGTGGAAGTATTTACCAAAAAAACATGAACTCTGTTTACGGAAGATTATCATATGATTTTGCAGGAAAATATATGTTTGAAGGTTCTTTAAGATATGATACTTCAAGTGTTTTCCCTACATCTAACAAAGGAGGATATTTCCCTGCTGTTTCAGCTGGATGGGTACTTTCAAAAGAAGACTTTTGGAATGAAGATAGCGCTATAGATTATTTTAAATTTCGTGCAAGTTGGGGACAAAATGGTTCAGATGCTAACTTAGCAGGTAATGGAGATATTCAAGTATTTAGAACTGTTGATGGTACTGTTCCAGTTGTTTATGAAGGTGTAACAGGTGTAACACCTGGAGACTTAGCAAACCCTAGTTTAACTTGGGAACGTTCAGAACAAACCGATATAGGTGTTGATTTAAGAGCGTTTAATGGTAGATTTAATTTTGGAGCTGATTGGTATAATAAAACTACGAAAGATTTAATTATTCCTGATGGAAATATTATTGCACCACCTTCATTAGGTCAAACTGTTGGAGCTATTAATGGTGGTACTATTAAAAATACAGGTCTTGAATTTGAAGCAGGATGGAATGATACTACTGATGGTGGATTGAGTTATGGAGTTAATTTTAACTTCTCTACTTTAGATAATGAAGTAACGGATGTAATTGTACCTTCTCCATTACAAGGAGCTACAGCACCATCAAATGGTGACGGAGTTACAAGATTTGAAGAAGGATATCCAGTATGGTATTTTTATGGATATAAAACAGATGGAATAGATTCTGCAACAGGAGCTCCTATTTACGTTGAAACTGATGGAAATGCCGGAATTACAGCGAATGATAAAACATTTATTGGGTCACCTCATCCAGATTTAATTTATGGAGGTAATATATCTTTAGGTTACAAAAATTTCGATTTTAATCTTATGTTCCAAGGTGTTGCAGGAAACGAGATTATTGCTGCATACCACCAACCATCACGTCCTTTTACAAATAAACCAGTAAATTGGTTTACAGATAGATGGACACAAGCAGGAGATAATGCTTCTATGCCAGGTGCTGCAAATGCTATAGATGCATATCAATCAGATTTAGTTGTTGAAGATGGTTCTTATATGAGA
- a CDS encoding GH36-type glycosyl hydrolase domain-containing protein — MKYGYFDDANREYVITNPKTPYPWINYLGNDVFFSLTSNTGGGYTFYKDAKFRRLTRYRYNNVPVDTGGKYFYIKDGDTTWSPSWKPAKEKLDSYECRHGMSYTKFKGVKNGVESEVLQFIPLDFLGEIQKVSLKNTTSKVKKLKLFSFIEFALWNAEDDMTNFQRNFNTGEVEIEDAVIYHKTEFKERRNHYAFYSVNQQINGFDTDRDSFIGLYNGFDDPEVVSEGKSKNSVAHGWSPIASHYIEIELQPNEEKDFIFMLGYVEVDEDNKWESKGVINKNPAKEMITKYDTVEKVTEAYNELRVYWDNLLGKINIESGEDKLDRMVNIWNQYQCMVTFNMSRSASFFESGIGRGMGFRDSNQDLIGFVHQIPERARERIIDIASTQFEDGSCYHQYQPLTKKGNAAIGGNFNDDPLWLILSTTEYIKETGDFTLLDEMVPFDNDASRAKSHFDHLKASFYHVVNNLGPHQLPLIGRADWNDCLNLSCFSKDPNESFQTTGNKKDSKAESLMIAGLFVVYGKEYIKLCNIIGKTKEAEEAQVHVDNMIEAVKKDGWDGEWYLRAYDYYGKKVGSNENEEGKIFIESQGWCTMAEIGKEEGLVEKSLDSVKKHLDCEYGIVLNSPAFTEYKIEYGEISTYPAGYKENGGIFCHNNPWIMIGETMLGRGDNAYDYYTKIAPSFLEDISELHKVEPYVYCQMIAGKEAFKPGEAKNSWLSGTASWNFYTITQYILGIKPDYNGLLINPCIPSKWNGFKMKREFRGAIYNIEVLNPNNVSKGVEKMIVNGETITTNIIPILEKGKSHEIKVIMG, encoded by the coding sequence ATGAAATACGGTTATTTCGATGATGCTAATAGAGAATATGTAATTACAAACCCAAAAACACCTTATCCTTGGATTAATTACTTAGGTAATGATGTTTTTTTCTCATTAACATCTAATACTGGAGGAGGATATACTTTTTATAAAGACGCTAAGTTTAGAAGGTTAACACGTTACAGATATAATAATGTACCAGTTGATACTGGTGGAAAATATTTTTACATTAAAGATGGTGATACAACTTGGTCTCCAAGTTGGAAACCAGCAAAAGAAAAGTTAGATAGTTACGAATGCCGTCATGGTATGAGTTATACTAAATTTAAAGGAGTTAAAAATGGTGTAGAATCAGAAGTTTTACAATTTATTCCTTTGGATTTTTTGGGTGAAATCCAGAAAGTTAGTCTTAAAAATACCACTTCTAAAGTTAAAAAGTTAAAGTTGTTTTCTTTTATAGAATTTGCACTTTGGAATGCAGAAGATGATATGACAAATTTTCAACGAAATTTTAATACAGGAGAAGTTGAAATAGAAGATGCGGTAATCTATCATAAAACAGAATTTAAAGAACGTAGAAATCATTATGCTTTTTACTCTGTAAATCAGCAAATTAATGGGTTTGATACAGATAGAGATTCATTTATAGGTTTGTATAATGGTTTTGATGATCCAGAAGTAGTTTCTGAAGGGAAATCTAAAAATTCAGTTGCGCATGGATGGTCTCCAATAGCGTCACATTATATTGAAATTGAATTGCAACCTAACGAAGAAAAAGACTTTATTTTTATGTTAGGTTATGTAGAAGTTGATGAAGATAATAAATGGGAAAGTAAAGGAGTAATTAATAAAAATCCTGCAAAGGAAATGATTACTAAGTATGATACCGTTGAAAAAGTAACTGAAGCATATAATGAATTAAGAGTTTATTGGGATAATTTATTGGGTAAAATTAATATTGAATCTGGAGAGGATAAGTTAGATAGAATGGTGAATATATGGAATCAATACCAATGTATGGTTACTTTTAATATGTCTCGTTCTGCTTCATTCTTTGAGTCTGGAATTGGAAGAGGAATGGGCTTTAGAGATTCAAATCAAGATTTAATAGGTTTTGTACACCAAATACCAGAAAGAGCACGTGAAAGAATAATTGATATAGCATCTACTCAATTTGAAGATGGTTCTTGTTACCACCAATACCAGCCATTAACAAAAAAAGGAAATGCAGCAATTGGAGGTAATTTTAATGATGACCCATTATGGTTAATTCTTTCAACTACAGAATATATTAAAGAAACTGGAGATTTTACATTGTTAGATGAAATGGTTCCTTTTGATAATGATGCATCAAGAGCTAAATCACACTTCGACCATTTAAAAGCTTCATTTTACCACGTTGTAAATAACTTAGGACCACACCAATTACCTTTAATAGGAAGAGCTGATTGGAATGATTGTTTAAATTTAAGTTGCTTTTCTAAAGATCCTAATGAATCTTTTCAAACTACAGGAAATAAAAAAGATAGCAAGGCAGAATCTTTAATGATTGCAGGTTTGTTTGTAGTATATGGAAAAGAATATATTAAACTATGTAATATTATTGGGAAAACTAAAGAAGCCGAAGAAGCACAAGTTCATGTAGATAATATGATTGAAGCCGTTAAAAAAGATGGTTGGGATGGTGAATGGTATTTAAGAGCTTATGATTATTATGGTAAAAAAGTAGGTTCAAATGAAAATGAAGAAGGAAAGATTTTTATAGAATCACAAGGTTGGTGTACTATGGCTGAAATCGGTAAAGAAGAAGGCTTGGTAGAGAAATCGTTAGATTCAGTTAAAAAACATTTAGATTGTGAATATGGTATTGTATTAAACAGTCCTGCTTTTACAGAATACAAGATAGAATATGGTGAAATTTCTACTTATCCAGCAGGATATAAAGAAAATGGAGGTATATTTTGCCATAACAATCCTTGGATAATGATTGGAGAAACAATGCTAGGTCGTGGAGATAATGCTTACGATTATTATACAAAAATAGCTCCAAGTTTTTTAGAAGATATTTCAGAGTTGCACAAAGTTGAGCCTTATGTATATTGTCAAATGATTGCTGGTAAAGAAGCATTTAAACCTGGAGAAGCAAAAAACTCTTGGTTGTCTGGAACAGCATCTTGGAATTTTTATACAATTACTCAGTATATTTTAGGCATAAAACCAGATTATAATGGACTTTTAATAAATCCTTGTATTCCTTCAAAATGGAATGGATTTAAAATGAAAAGAGAATTTAGAGGGGCCATTTATAATATTGAAGTTTTAAACCCTAATAATGTTAGTAAAGGAGTTGAGAAGATGATTGTTAATGGAGAAACAATCACAACCAATATAATACCTATTTTAGAAAAAGGAAAATCCCATGAAATTAAAGTAATTATGGGATAG
- a CDS encoding AraC family transcriptional regulator, producing the protein MIANAHREITRLIPEDSFLVEERVKDDFDFPIHFHPEYELNFIYKGKGVKRIIGDHSENIEDIELVLAGPNIVHGWKLHKCTCKEIYEITIHIHQDLLNEKTLSRRIFKPIKDMFSRSKHGILFSRETTLKIMPRLMMLTRISGIEYYLEFVSILNDLAKSENQRMLSNSSAEKEDFHNSDKIKKVYDYIQENFNKTITLGEISELVNMSPVSFNRFIKKRTGKTFVSYINDTRISFASHWLLETDLTIGEIAFKCGFNNIANFNRLFKKSKNCTPKEFREQFVGIQKVL; encoded by the coding sequence ATGATTGCCAATGCCCACAGAGAAATAACACGTTTAATTCCAGAAGACAGTTTTTTGGTTGAAGAAAGAGTAAAAGATGATTTTGATTTCCCCATTCATTTTCACCCAGAATATGAATTAAATTTTATTTATAAAGGAAAAGGAGTAAAACGAATTATAGGTGATCATTCTGAAAATATTGAAGATATAGAACTTGTATTAGCAGGTCCTAATATTGTGCATGGTTGGAAACTTCATAAATGCACTTGTAAAGAAATCTATGAAATTACAATTCACATTCATCAAGATTTATTAAATGAAAAAACATTATCTCGTAGAATTTTTAAACCTATTAAAGATATGTTTTCTAGATCTAAACATGGAATACTTTTTTCTCGAGAAACTACATTAAAAATAATGCCTAGATTAATGATGCTTACTCGTATTTCTGGAATTGAATATTATTTAGAATTTGTTTCTATTTTAAATGATTTAGCTAAATCTGAAAATCAAAGAATGCTTTCTAATTCAAGTGCTGAAAAAGAAGATTTTCACAATAGCGATAAGATTAAAAAGGTATATGACTATATTCAAGAAAATTTTAATAAAACAATAACATTAGGCGAAATATCTGAATTGGTAAATATGAGCCCTGTATCTTTTAATAGATTTATTAAAAAACGTACCGGTAAAACATTTGTTAGTTATATTAACGATACACGTATTAGCTTTGCTTCACATTGGCTTTTAGAAACTGATTTAACTATTGGAGAAATTGCATTTAAATGCGGATTTAATAATATTGCCAATTTTAATAGGTTGTTTAAAAAATCTAAAAATTGTACACCTAAAGAGTTTAGAGAACAATTTGTAGGAATACAAAAAGTATTATAG
- a CDS encoding DUF1801 domain-containing protein, producing the protein MLYKANSPEEYIAQLPEDRAFYFKKLRATILNSIPKGFKEEISYGMIGYVVPKSIYPNGYHCNTSLPLPFASIASQKNFIALYHMGIYANKELYDWFVFEYPKHCKRKLDMGKSCIRFKKPEEIPFELIAQLMQKVSVSNWINLYENTIKKNN; encoded by the coding sequence ATGCTATATAAAGCCAATTCACCAGAAGAATACATCGCTCAACTTCCAGAAGATCGTGCTTTTTATTTTAAAAAATTAAGAGCAACTATTTTAAACAGCATTCCAAAAGGTTTTAAAGAAGAAATAAGCTATGGTATGATTGGTTATGTAGTACCTAAAAGCATATATCCAAATGGATACCATTGCAATACAAGTTTACCACTTCCTTTTGCTAGTATTGCATCCCAAAAAAATTTTATTGCATTATACCATATGGGAATTTATGCAAATAAGGAATTATATGATTGGTTTGTTTTTGAATATCCAAAACATTGCAAGCGTAAATTAGATATGGGTAAAAGTTGTATTAGGTTTAAAAAACCCGAAGAAATCCCTTTTGAATTAATTGCACAATTAATGCAGAAAGTTTCTGTTAGTAACTGGATTAATTTATATGAAAACACTATTAAAAAAAATAATTAA